The sequence ccatcatgatgtgtgtgtttcatccattccgtctatctatttttctatatcaatttatggtaatacacaaaaaatgagatatatcccaatctcaagtggatcacattacaggaaacagtgttgaatgaacttcgatcgttaaaatttttttgggggccataaaagtattggatcaagttgatatttattttctcccttcatctgggtctttatgacctaataaacggattggatttcaaataaacagtacatcaggccttaggaggatttaaatgatggatatccaatcactatttttttcctgtgttgtgatccatttgagactTATATCTCTCTTATTTTACggataaaattataaaatgatattttaaaatggatgaacggaatggatgaaacacattcatcatggtggggcccacagagcaccgaccaccagctccggggctggtgtcagggggagtagccaatccgtttccttgcgGGTGAAGCTCGATTTGCACGGATTCCGTCATTTCGACACCGTTGATATAAATGCAGCTGGTGATGAGAcgtaaataaagagagagagtcggaagaagcagagagagagagagaggagacatgGCGTTGCAATGGATGATCCTGGCGTACGTCGTAGCAGTTGAGGCAGCAATCGCGATTCTTCTAACCCTACCATCGCCAAAGCTCGTCAAATCTCGTATCGTAGCCCTCGTCTCCCTCATCCTCCAGCCTGCCATCAGCATCGTCCCTTTCGCCGGCTTCCAGCTCATGGGTGGGTTCGACGCCTCCTCTCCCCTAGatttgattttcatcgttgatgATTTCTCTACGAAAATTACGATCTATACCCTTCtcgatttttctttttctatttgatgcccttcttttcttttatttattattttctgtTTTCCCATTTGTAGATATATATTGGAAGAGTGAGCACCGCCTCACTTGTACGTCCGAGGTCTGTACGGCTGCTGAAAGGGACCGCTACGAGAAATCCGTAAGTGGGCCgctccttccatctgtttttatttatttatttaaattttaataatgATACCAGAATGCGATTTTGATTTGGGGAATTGCCGGACTGATGATTTACGGCGAATTCATGGGAGGCGAGGAAATTGTTCGTCTTGATGGATATTTAAAATGAGAACTGATCTGACCTACAGCCGGCGGATTAAGGTCCCTTCTGGGAACCATGGCCTATGATTGAGGTCCCCTGTCTTGAAATTCAGGCtgatctgctcatcaggtgggccacacagtatgTTATTCAGACAATCAGCTGTCTGTTTATTTTATGGTGTGGATGGCCTGATTAGTGGACTTGCCTAATTTTTGCACCAGGTGGTTTCATGTTGGGGGTCCACCGTTTGCATAGCTCCGGTGCCCGATTGAAGTGGCACAGTGGTGGGAAACATGGGGTTGCATGCTAAGTTAGTGTGCAACCAGCCCTAGTTGTCACTTGATGCATCCACTGTCTTTAGTGGGTTGGCATAGATTTAAAGAATCGTTTggagtattttttttatttttttcagtagCTTATTTCCCAATTGTAATCCTATTTGATAGTTGAATCTTTTATTATCATTTCTTTTTTGGAAAGATGACAATAATTTTATTAGAAGAGTGCCAAGATGGCGCAAAAGCTATACCAAGAGCAGGGAGCAACTAGCTGCCCTACCTAGTTACTAGAGGAAAGAACAAACATTCCCCCAACAAGAGGCCCATTCAACACCTAGACCCCTTGCTCTCAAAACTACCCAACCCAAAGAGTGGCTCAAATTTTGAAAGCATCTCCCGTTTCTTTCTTTCGAAACTGTCCAAAGGCTTACCAATAAGCATAGGCGCCATATACCTTTTTGCTCCTATCTAACCTCCACCCCGTGCTAACTCATAATGAATAAACCAATAGGGCTCGATGAAGCCCAAGAGACCTTGACCTTGAACTTGGAGAAGATGCTGTTCCACAAATTACTAGTAATTAAGCAGTGAAGGAAAAGGTGATCCACCGACCCAGAATTGGCCATGTACATCAAGCAAATATTTGGAAGAACCATTCCCTGTTTTTGGAGACAGTCAACACCCTTCCCCTTCCGACAAGCCAAGAGAATAGCAGTTGCAAGGGTTCCTCCTGATCCTCCATCCCCAAGCATAAACCGTACCCCTTTGCTAAAGTACAGTTTAATCGAAGCAATCCCTTTCCAAATTGTTGAAGCCCTACACAAGGAAGAGTTTTTTGCGGACCAACCGTCTTTCCTACGACCATATTTTTTGATAATTGCATCCCTCCAAAAAGCACCTACATCTATCCCAAACCTTTAAAGCCACTAATCTAGCATTGCCCTGTTCATCACTCCCAAATCTTTTATATCCACCTTACCTTCATCATGATCTTTACACACCTTCCCCAATTAAGCAaatgaaatttaatttttttacttcTGCCCCTTGCCACAAAAAGTCTCTTCTTAGTTTGTAGATTTTTTCTAAGACTAATTGGTGGAACATTTATGCCTTAGAGAGGCAGAATTGGTGGAACATTTTTTGAAAGCCATGTGTGGACTATTTacttcaacatttttttttcttctgtttaaTGAATTTTGAAAGCCATGTGTAGGCTATTTACTTCAacatttgttttttttgttttgttttgttttttttttttttttttttttgaatagtgaTGATTTTTTTGGGTAATTGCAGAACAAATTGCAGAATTGTGTCTAGTGAGTGTCCGTGATTGGATGCCGAGAGACCTTAACTTTTGCAAATTTCCCTTTCCAAATAATGCACAATAGTTAGGCGCAAGTGTAGTGATTATGTTGGCATACAAATGGTGTATTTGGTAAACATGTATTTGTGGTCTGCAACCTTAAAAGAGGAAGCTTGACGATGATGCAAGCCACTGACATGGATGGTTCGAAATATTCAAGAGCCTAGTTAAAAGAGGGAGTTTGATGTTTGGTGGGTAGCTGATTGTAAAACTTTTGCCAAACTACCATTTAACCAAACCTATATTGCTGGGAGGAAAGCTAagatgatgatgctgatgatTGGAATTATTTGTGATTATATTTGAAGTAGGATTTAGTATGCCTCCAATTAAGTGTAGGAATTTTTTTTGGCAATATTTAATGCATATACATTTTTCGAGGGGTAACCAACAAGATTTATTATCAaaggaaggggaaaaaaatacAAAGGGGATGatgagtaataataataaaaaaactgtAATATATCACTAAGTTTATCCACAAAGAACTCGAGTGAACTAGCCTACTCGATAACAATCCTTCTAGAATTCCAAAAGATGACCCTTGGCAAGTTGGATTTATTCCAAAACCTCCTACCATTGCAATGAACCAAATTGTCCATGGAATGGCAAGGAGGATAAGCCAATGTAAGGAAGATCTCCTATTTCACTCCTATATATGATCGTTTCCTCTTGGGAATAGCTCCCCAATTAAGCTCAACATAGCCCATTCCACGCCAAGGAGTCTGAAAAAGCCCCACCAAATCTCTAATGCACTGGGGGCAGTGCATGAATAAATGTTCCACCACTTTCACTTCTTTAAGGCATAAAATAGACTTACTTGGAATAATCATGTTCTTTCTTATCAAGTGATCGATGGAAGCATCTCTTTCTTGCCAACTAACTAAGCAAACACTAGAACACGAAGGTGGCCCATGGTACCTTTAGATGCGATAGATGGTATCTAGGATCCTTGAAGAGAGCAAGGGAGGTGGAGATGGTTagataaaatgatttaattgagAATTGGCCTAGCTTACTAGAATGCTAAAGCCATTTGTCCTGATGCACCAATTCAATGCCACAACTTTGTAACATCTCCATGAAACTCACAAACTCAACCTCTCTTCATTTGACAAGTTCCTAGGGAAATGGGTGCCCAAATTGCAATATCACCCACCTTTTATACCATTTGGCAAACGAGAGCGTTTTCCTtaagagaaaattttgaaaagcCTAGGAAGGTGGCATAGATAGGTCATCCCCACATTGCCTGCCCCACAACCCTACCAAAAATGAATCCAAGTACCCTCTCCATGAAAAGAAATCGCCATTCTAAACATTGAACCCAATTTGAGCTCGACTCTTGAATTACCTGGAGCTCTATACTGATTGACATGCCTTGAGAACTAACCACCATCATCCACTCAATATTTATGAGCCACCACCCTTTTCTAATAACCATCGTGATCGTCATCCTCAAATCACGCAAGCTACTTGCCTAGTGCAATGTTCATGTACTTTAGGCTTTTGATGCCTAAATCTCCACATTCCTTAGGCTTACAAACATCCTAGTAAACCAAAtgtaactttcttttcttttacgaCCCTTGCTGGAGAAAGTCTCTTCATATCATTTTCAAACTTTGAATGATGCAGGTAGGCAACAAAATAAACACATAAACTGCAACAGATATTGGCTAAGGCAGATTTCATTAAAGTGATTATGTTCtctaatgattatttatttatgagTTTCTACCCTCCAATGCTAAAGTGTTGGCTTTTCCTTCCAATAATTTCCTTTCCATCCTCCCACCTCTACATCCAAAGGTGTTTAGCTAGCCTGTCGATGCATAGAGGAAGTCCAAGGTAAGATGATAAAATAGAATGGGGTTTGTAGTCGAAAGTCTTGTGCTGAGGCAGACACCTTATCACTCATATAGACTCCCATCAGTTTGTTTTTTTAGAATATTATTATGTGCCTAGACATAACCTCAAAACGATAAATGACCTTTTGAAGGTTATCAATTTACTCCTTTATCTGGCTTACAAAAGAGGAGCTTGTCATCAGCAAGCTAAAGATGATAAATTTGAAAATTCTCATgctactcctcaaatctcttgaTTAGCCTTGGATTACTCGCCCTATCCAACATTCTGCTTAGAGCTTCAGTGACAATGACGGAAAAAGGTAGATAGAGGGTCTCCTCTGCCATAATTCATGCCTTCCTTTTAAAAAAGCCTTTGTTGACCCACTGACAATTGTTGAGAAGTGGGCTTCACTTAGGTACTccatattcaaaatttcaaatcctCCACTTAAAGCCAAATCCCAACAGGCTAAGCATATGGTGGATAAACTTCCAATCAAGAAAGTCGTGAGCTTTTTCTATATCTAACTTACAAGTGATAACAACTTTCCTAGGTTTATGGTGAGAATTGATGAATTTGTGAGCAATGAGAGCCCCATCCGAAATCTATAGACCATAGATAGAGGCATGCCACGCCTTTGAAAGGGGGCTAGGGTGAACCCCGGCCCATTGCCAACCCCAATTGGATTTAAGCTAATCGGCCTGTAATCTTTAACAAAAAGAAAATCTTTAAAtcattttggccctttttttttttaaagaatcaaGGCAATGTAGTGATATCTCTTGATAATCTTCTTGCATCAAAGAATTCAAAAATATAGGCCATCACACAACCTTGATAACTTCTTAAAGTTTTGGAAGAAGGCAATGGGAAATCCATCCAGTCATGGGGCTTTATCTCGACAAATATTTTTAATCGCTTCCCAACCCTCAGCACCTCCTCGAAAGGCCTTTCCAACCATGTAATGTCCAAATCCTCTATCCGTCTAAATCCTTGATCTGATCAAAAGTAAGATTATCCAGCCTTGTTTGAATCCAACCATCATATGATAAAAGATCATAACAGAAGTTCACAATTGAATCATATTGCTCATGTTTCTCTTCAATTCTCCCCTCACCCATGTTGCCTAGGCGATTACTTCTTCTAGCATTAGCCTTTGTCAACAAGCCGAGGAAATTATCGATCATCTCTTCATTTCCTGTCCCTTTACTGCCTACATTTAACCGCACATCATTTCTTCTCTCATCCCTTCTTGGTCTATGCCTAACGACGTGAAGGAATTATTGTGGGCCTGGCACAGAGAAGGTTCGGGCTTTAAGGATAGGATTCGGTGGTACATAACCCTTCCAGCGGTATGGTGTGTGTTGTGGAACGAGAGGAACGGTCACTGCTTTAAAGATTCCTATTCTTCTGTTGACTCAGCTCTCTCTCGAGTCTCGGCTCTCATCTCCGAGTGAGCTTCTCTT is a genomic window of Magnolia sinica isolate HGM2019 chromosome 15, MsV1, whole genome shotgun sequence containing:
- the LOC131227160 gene encoding uncharacterized protein LOC131227160 codes for the protein MALQWMILAYVVAVEAAIAILLTLPSPKLVKSRIVALVSLILQPAISIVPFAGFQLMDIYWKSEHRLTCTSEVCTAAERDRYEKSIYKAQRNVVLCVAACLLYWCVYRICKYHKEIQDLEEVEKRYKEM